Part of the Acropora palmata chromosome 10, jaAcrPala1.3, whole genome shotgun sequence genome, GTGCTGGCATTGCACACCTTACCCCCACCACCCTGTGTTCCACCACATTGACTCCCGTTCCTTGTTGCCTGCCCTGGATCACCGTTTGTGAAATTAGTTTTCCCTCCTCCTCCTCCACCCCCACCGGCAACGACGAGTGGAGTGTTATCCAAAAGAGTAACAAAACTCCctccaccccctccccctggAAAAAAATGGTATTCTGTATTAGTACCACCCTCCTGACCCACCAAGATTTTCAGTTTAGTTCCTTCATTAATTTGGAAAGTTCCTGTCATTTTCGCTCCCAAGCCACCGAGCTTAGCACCATTTGCACCGGAAGCACCTGAAGCCTTAATGATGTAACTTCCTGTCACGGGAACAGTCCACATTTGAAtccctttttttaaaatgacttgATCTTCTAATGAAGTTCCTTGGTAGCCAGCTGTGCTTGTCGGCCCATACGCTCCTCTAGCGCTAAGTGTCGTGAAAATGTATTTGTGGTCTTGAAGGAtctaagaaaaataatgaattaaGATTACTGGTAAAACTGAGTTCTCAAATGAGACAAAAAGTTAAGTTGCATTCTATTCCGTTCCCGGCGTTGAAAACAGAGAGTGCCCAATccataaatgaaaaatttctcTCTTCGTTATCTGGATGAATTTAAATTAgtaattaaggacggtgcctactaattaaagatattttttccccggtgtgtgattatgcacgaaatgtagatcttaacaagtcctattgtaatccaaaaagaaaattgggggtaaccacgcatttttcaaagataattcatgaataatatctgtcaaaagctttaaaatacaaagcaatgtatggcgttctttctcaaattgaagcttaattatctcttaaaaatgcatggttacccccaattttctttttgggtaccaagagtacttactaagatctactttctccggatagttttaaaccgcgcaaaaatatccctgtattagtaagcactggcgataggaaatccgagtatctggagatgcgcagaacgtatgcgcagtaacaatagtaggcaccgtccttaaattagtagtggtaataggactgagtccAATTCGgcctgtaatcatacgagtgataaacAAATTCGGACGATCGCAAAGCGGGGTTCCTATTTTTCAATGAAGaaaaagtgtaatatttatgattaGTAGCTAAATCGGTGAACAAAAGATAAGTAacagaaacattttattaaaaaaagaaaaacgctTATTGCAATGACCAGAATTAAAGCAGATCTCAAACGTCAATTTTTTCCCTAGGACAGGCTATAATGATGCCAACCACACCGTACTAATTACTATGCATTACATAACCTAGTTTCCACAGAAAAACTACTCAAtattagaaaaacaaagtgaagaaaaatacTTACAACTAACTGACCGAATAAGTACCCTGGACGAGCTTTGTTCGTCGCACTGGTTGGAGAGGGAAGGCGATTTAATTCACACATTCCGTTTCTTACGTTCTCGTAATTAACTGAAGCATAACCTGATCGCGCCAAACACAAATGCAT contains:
- the LOC141894217 gene encoding uncharacterized protein LOC141894217 — encoded protein: MKILLSSSILFLAITTVRLQLQRTATSRSSTVRITENHVLMGCGIHKQRSYDFLSCMHLCLARSGYASVNYENVRNGMCELNRLPSPTSATNKARPGYLFGQLVILQDHKYIFTTLSARGAYGPTSTAGYQGTSLEDQVILKKGIQMWTVPVTGSYIIKASGASGANGAKLGGLGAKMTGTFQINEGTKLKILVGQEGGTNTEYHFFPGGGGGGSFVTLLDNTPLVVAGGGGGGGGKTNFTNGDPGQATRNGSQCGGTQGGGGKVCNASTGQEDFFLYSGGGAGIYANGSSWLRIYHQRHAIEPSSFISGGTGGLGVSYNWSSGGFGGGSVALVLSGGGGGGYSGGGVLSTYEKGTAGGGGSYNVGKNQQNVAGANKGDGKVVITLVNP